In a genomic window of Methanoregula sp. UBA64:
- the mtnA gene encoding S-methyl-5-thioribose-1-phosphate isomerase → MKEIATLWWDDELGGVRFIDETLLPEKYAIVRCTSVDRLVTAVKRLEVRGAPALGVAGGYGVALAAANCPESSYPAFVKKVTKDALRIRESRPTAVNLSWGVDRVLARVQAASGVSEAKAAALAEAKAIAADDTRCCHAIGGFGAGLLPDECTVLTHCNAGALACSTWGTALGVIRSAVAEGKKVKVIACETRPLLQGARLTAWELARDGIDVTVVTDSMAAHIMRTGTIDAVIVGADRITKDAVFNKIGTYMHAVCAHYHGIPFFVAAPISTFDATRLEKDVVIEERGREEIAVVGNRTLLPDGVPVRNYAFDATPMNLVRAIITEQGVVIPPFDINELIARNTRP, encoded by the coding sequence ATGAAGGAGATCGCAACCCTCTGGTGGGACGACGAGCTCGGCGGTGTCCGGTTCATCGACGAGACCCTGCTCCCGGAGAAGTACGCAATCGTCCGCTGTACAAGCGTGGACCGGCTCGTTACCGCGGTAAAGCGGCTCGAAGTCCGGGGAGCGCCGGCGCTCGGCGTTGCCGGGGGGTACGGCGTTGCCCTTGCTGCGGCAAACTGCCCGGAGTCCTCCTATCCCGCGTTTGTAAAGAAGGTCACCAAAGATGCCCTCAGGATCCGCGAGAGCCGGCCTACCGCGGTGAACCTGAGCTGGGGCGTTGACCGGGTGCTTGCCCGGGTGCAGGCCGCTTCGGGCGTTTCGGAGGCAAAAGCCGCAGCCCTTGCCGAAGCAAAGGCAATCGCAGCTGACGATACCCGCTGCTGCCACGCGATCGGCGGCTTCGGGGCCGGCCTCCTGCCGGACGAGTGTACCGTACTCACCCACTGCAATGCGGGAGCGCTCGCCTGCTCGACCTGGGGAACGGCGCTCGGCGTGATCCGCTCGGCCGTTGCCGAGGGGAAAAAGGTAAAAGTGATCGCCTGCGAGACCCGGCCGCTCCTCCAGGGCGCCCGGCTCACCGCATGGGAGCTTGCCCGGGACGGGATCGACGTTACGGTCGTCACCGACTCGATGGCGGCCCACATCATGCGTACCGGCACCATCGATGCAGTGATCGTCGGGGCAGACCGGATCACCAAGGACGCGGTATTCAACAAGATCGGCACGTATATGCACGCTGTCTGCGCACACTATCACGGCATTCCCTTCTTTGTCGCAGCCCCGATCTCGACCTTCGATGCAACACGGCTGGAAAAGGACGTAGTCATCGAAGAGCGGGGCCGCGAGGAGATAGCGGTTGTCGGGAACCGCACCCTGCTTCCCGACGGCGTCCCGGTCAGGAACTATGCCTTCGATGCAACCCCCATGAACCTCGTGCGGGCGATCATCACCGAACAGGGCGTGGTCATCCCGCCCTTTGACATAAACGAACTTATCGCCAGAAACACGAGACCCTGA
- a CDS encoding phosphopantetheine adenylyltransferase translates to MKVMVGGTFDPLHDGHKRLLSRSFALAGPDGEVVIGLTNDAFASHKTHPIHPFAERKSDLEQYITGTITAAAAEKKYATRWEVEPLSDRFGSALDADFDAIVVSEETLPVAVEINKMRRAKNLRKVDIHQITCVLAEDGRWISSTRIWRGEIDTHGHLIRTQD, encoded by the coding sequence ATGAAGGTTATGGTAGGGGGCACATTTGACCCGCTGCACGACGGCCACAAGCGCCTGCTCTCGCGCTCGTTTGCGCTTGCAGGCCCTGACGGCGAGGTCGTGATCGGGCTCACTAACGATGCCTTTGCGAGCCATAAGACCCATCCCATCCACCCGTTTGCCGAGCGCAAATCCGATCTTGAGCAGTACATTACCGGCACCATTACGGCCGCTGCTGCGGAAAAAAAGTATGCAACCCGGTGGGAGGTCGAACCCTTAAGCGACCGGTTCGGTTCGGCGCTCGATGCGGACTTCGATGCCATCGTCGTCTCCGAGGAGACGCTTCCCGTTGCTGTCGAGATCAACAAGATGCGGCGGGCAAAGAACCTGCGCAAGGTGGATATCCACCAGATCACCTGCGTGCTTGCCGAGGACGGCCGCTGGATCTCTTCAACCCGTATCTGGCGCGGGGAGATCGATACCCACGGACATTTGATCCGTACGCAGGACTAA
- a CDS encoding CoB--CoM heterodisulfide reductase iron-sulfur subunit A family protein: protein MREVVVIGAGVAGIQAALDLANHGVTVHLVEKEPTIGGHMAQLDKTFPTNDCSMCILSPKMVEIQRHPFIRIHTLSEVKAVTGKPGHFTVTILAHPRYIDMETCTGCGDCVQICPVEVYNRFDAGVGVRKAIYKPHPQVVPDRVVKDAEHCIECGLCYDACGPQAILHEDAGREMTVSAAAIIVATGYEVFDAKKKPVFGYLKNPDVITSMELERMINASGPTGGQLRRLSNGKEPKSIVFIQCVGSRDMPQNRPYCSCVCCMQAMKNAMLIREKHPEIEVTIFYMDVRAYGKGYEEYYERAKSVGVKFLRGMPPEVQADGKGMRFVVENTETGEVQALRPELVVLSVGIEPSPATAGLAENLGIPLENTGFIRSAHDALDTTGTVRPGIYIAGTAVAPKDIPDSVASGESAAMRAFVDTKKTAVRARSV, encoded by the coding sequence ATGCGTGAGGTTGTTGTCATCGGCGCCGGTGTTGCCGGGATCCAGGCAGCGCTTGACCTTGCAAACCACGGGGTGACCGTTCACCTCGTGGAAAAGGAGCCGACGATCGGCGGCCACATGGCCCAGCTCGACAAGACATTTCCCACAAACGACTGCTCGATGTGCATCCTCTCCCCGAAGATGGTGGAGATCCAGAGGCACCCCTTTATCCGCATCCATACCCTTTCCGAAGTAAAGGCAGTCACGGGAAAACCCGGGCACTTTACCGTCACCATCCTCGCGCACCCCCGCTATATCGATATGGAGACCTGCACCGGCTGCGGTGACTGCGTGCAGATCTGTCCCGTGGAAGTCTACAACCGGTTCGATGCCGGGGTCGGGGTCAGGAAGGCCATCTACAAGCCCCACCCGCAGGTAGTCCCCGACCGGGTGGTAAAGGATGCGGAGCACTGCATCGAGTGCGGGCTCTGCTACGATGCCTGCGGCCCGCAGGCGATCCTCCACGAGGATGCCGGGCGCGAGATGACCGTCAGCGCTGCGGCAATCATTGTGGCGACCGGCTACGAGGTCTTCGATGCAAAGAAGAAGCCGGTCTTTGGCTACCTCAAAAACCCGGACGTTATTACGAGCATGGAACTCGAACGGATGATCAATGCGAGCGGCCCGACCGGGGGACAGCTCCGGCGCCTGAGCAACGGAAAGGAGCCCAAGAGCATTGTCTTTATCCAGTGCGTAGGCTCCCGGGACATGCCCCAGAACCGGCCTTACTGCTCCTGCGTCTGCTGTATGCAGGCGATGAAGAACGCGATGCTCATCCGGGAGAAACACCCGGAGATCGAGGTCACCATCTTCTACATGGACGTCCGCGCCTACGGAAAGGGCTACGAGGAGTATTACGAGCGGGCAAAGTCCGTGGGCGTGAAGTTCCTGCGGGGTATGCCCCCCGAGGTCCAGGCAGACGGGAAGGGCATGAGATTTGTCGTGGAGAACACCGAGACCGGCGAGGTACAGGCCCTCCGCCCGGAGCTCGTGGTCCTCTCGGTGGGCATCGAGCCCTCGCCGGCAACGGCCGGTCTTGCCGAAAATCTCGGCATCCCGCTTGAGAACACCGGCTTTATCCGCTCGGCCCACGATGCCCTGGACACCACGGGCACGGTGCGGCCCGGGATCTACATCGCCGGTACCGCGGTTGCGCCAAAGGATATTCCCGACAGCGTTGCCTCGGGAGAGTCCGCTGCAATGCGGGCATTTGTGGATACCAAAAAAACAGCGGTACGGGCGCGGTCCGTATGA
- the pyrB gene encoding aspartate carbamoyltransferase, with protein MYTHHIISIGDFDRSAIDRLLDHAVQIGKNKYDKNALDGKILAVLFFEPSTRTRMSFESAMARLGGSSISVSSVEACSMAKGETLADTVRVVSGYADAIVIRHPKEGAARLAAEFATVPVINAGDGAGQHPSQTLLDLYTIRQSMKIDGIDVALVGDLRYGRTAHSLASALSLYGVRLHTVSPPGLELPPGLVNNLTEQGMEIVVHETLEEVVNDLDVLYVTRVQRERFPDPASYFNVASSYRITPELLARAKKHLIVLHPLPRVDEIDPRLDATPHAKYFEQSKNGVPVRMAMLLDVMK; from the coding sequence TTGTATACGCACCATATCATTTCCATCGGGGATTTTGACCGCAGCGCGATCGATCGGCTGCTGGATCATGCGGTACAGATCGGGAAGAACAAGTACGACAAAAACGCCCTTGACGGCAAAATCCTTGCCGTCCTCTTTTTTGAACCAAGCACCCGGACACGGATGTCCTTTGAATCCGCCATGGCACGCCTCGGCGGATCGTCCATCTCGGTGAGCAGTGTCGAGGCCTGCTCAATGGCAAAGGGCGAGACGCTCGCCGACACGGTCCGGGTGGTGAGCGGGTACGCGGACGCGATCGTGATCCGGCACCCGAAAGAGGGCGCAGCCCGGCTCGCGGCTGAGTTTGCCACGGTGCCGGTGATTAACGCCGGGGACGGTGCCGGCCAGCACCCATCCCAGACGCTCCTCGACCTGTACACGATCCGCCAGTCGATGAAGATCGACGGGATCGATGTGGCGCTTGTCGGCGACCTGCGGTACGGGCGGACCGCCCACTCGCTTGCCTCTGCGCTCTCCCTGTATGGAGTCCGGCTCCACACGGTCTCTCCCCCGGGTCTCGAACTCCCGCCGGGCCTTGTAAACAACCTGACCGAACAGGGGATGGAGATTGTTGTGCACGAGACCCTGGAAGAGGTGGTAAACGACCTCGATGTCCTGTACGTGACCCGGGTCCAGCGCGAACGGTTCCCCGACCCGGCCTCGTACTTCAACGTGGCCTCCAGCTACCGGATCACTCCCGAACTGCTCGCGAGGGCAAAGAAGCACTTAATTGTCCTGCACCCGCTCCCGCGGGTGGACGAGATCGACCCGCGGCTTGATGCAACCCCCCATGCAAAATACTTCGAGCAGTCCAAGAACGGGGTGCCGGTCAGAATGGCAATGCTCCTGGACGTGATGAAATGA
- a CDS encoding polymer-forming cytoskeletal protein yields MAGVIQNGSTYYAPKGAYYEGNVRIDGDFIVPPRTHFWGRLVVTGRLELGMKSSVALDVECGSAIVGSHARIKGPLVAAGDVTLLDHCVVYEVKAGGNVMIRPDVHVGDVTSEQTITVHGRIKSGKLTGKSMKVLGN; encoded by the coding sequence ATGGCAGGCGTCATCCAAAACGGCAGCACGTATTATGCCCCGAAAGGAGCGTATTACGAAGGCAATGTCAGGATCGACGGCGATTTTATCGTGCCTCCCCGGACCCATTTCTGGGGACGGCTTGTGGTCACCGGCCGTCTTGAACTGGGCATGAAATCGAGTGTTGCCCTGGATGTTGAATGTGGCAGCGCGATCGTCGGGAGCCATGCCCGGATTAAGGGGCCGCTTGTTGCGGCAGGCGATGTTACCCTCCTCGACCACTGCGTGGTCTACGAGGTAAAGGCCGGGGGAAACGTCATGATCCGGCCCGATGTCCATGTCGGGGACGTGACCAGCGAACAGACCATCACGGTCCACGGCAGGATAAAAAGCGGGAAATTAACCGGCAAGAGTATGAAGGTTCTCGGGAACTGA
- the pyrI gene encoding aspartate carbamoyltransferase regulatory subunit → MKHIAAPADTGEEIGEGLLIRRIKNGTVIDHIDAGEALNVVKILGIAGTTLESLSIATNVPSKNKGKKDIVKISNRELLKEEVDRIALISPNATINIIRNFKVCEKEGVEVPTMIVGSVRCPNPGCITRTNEPIKSRFAVLPGGKGLRCLYCDSVISKDITSYII, encoded by the coding sequence ATGAAGCACATCGCAGCACCCGCCGATACCGGGGAGGAGATAGGAGAAGGCCTCTTAATCCGGAGGATCAAGAACGGCACCGTGATCGACCACATCGACGCCGGGGAGGCACTAAACGTGGTAAAGATCCTCGGGATCGCGGGAACGACCCTTGAATCCCTCTCGATTGCCACGAATGTCCCGAGCAAGAACAAGGGGAAAAAGGATATCGTGAAGATCTCCAACCGGGAACTCTTAAAGGAAGAGGTAGACCGGATCGCGCTCATCTCCCCGAACGCAACGATCAACATCATCCGGAACTTCAAGGTCTGCGAGAAAGAGGGGGTTGAGGTCCCGACCATGATTGTCGGGAGCGTGCGGTGCCCGAACCCCGGCTGTATCACCCGGACAAACGAGCCGATCAAGAGCCGGTTTGCCGTGCTCCCGGGCGGCAAGGGCCTGCGCTGCCTGTACTGCGACTCGGTGATCTCAAAAGACATCACCAGTTATATCATATAA
- a CDS encoding DUF116 domain-containing protein, whose product MELDLTPWHSLVYIIGEAAILIFLGALLVSFILVVISLYSIKKGKLYFPRLIRAGMVLLEGNMKAFFRLLGLEDRDMLTFIIKIHNTMNAAAFSDIPLSERAVFFPQCLRSAKCPAHLTPEGLKCVNCGQCTVGEATVLLEKMGYRVFVIPGSSFIKRMVKKYHPKAIIGVGCLTEVKEGIDMADKIGLVAMGVVTIKEGCVETLVNWQDVYEVAVLGLDPASVPENLHTLAG is encoded by the coding sequence ATGGAACTTGACCTGACACCCTGGCACAGCCTTGTCTATATCATCGGAGAAGCGGCAATCCTTATCTTTCTCGGGGCGCTGCTCGTCTCCTTTATCCTCGTCGTTATCTCGCTTTATTCCATAAAGAAAGGCAAGCTCTACTTCCCCCGCCTGATCCGGGCCGGCATGGTGCTGCTCGAAGGTAACATGAAGGCATTCTTCCGGCTCCTCGGGCTCGAGGACCGGGACATGCTCACGTTCATCATCAAGATCCATAACACGATGAACGCCGCTGCATTCTCCGACATCCCCCTTTCCGAACGGGCGGTCTTCTTCCCCCAGTGCCTGCGCTCGGCAAAGTGCCCGGCCCACCTCACGCCCGAAGGCCTCAAATGCGTGAACTGCGGGCAGTGCACGGTCGGGGAAGCAACGGTCCTCCTGGAGAAGATGGGCTACCGGGTCTTTGTCATCCCCGGCTCCTCGTTTATCAAGCGCATGGTGAAAAAATACCACCCCAAAGCCATCATCGGCGTCGGCTGCCTGACCGAGGTAAAAGAGGGCATCGACATGGCCGACAAGATCGGGCTTGTCGCCATGGGCGTGGTGACCATAAAAGAGGGATGCGTGGAAACGCTCGTGAACTGGCAGGATGTGTACGAGGTCGCAGTGCTCGGCCTCGACCCGGCATCAGTTCCCGAGAACCTTCATACTCTTGCCGGTTAA
- a CDS encoding gamma carbonic anhydrase family protein, which yields MDGKIAGTPLWCAPNATMVGKVTVGSDVGIWFGAVIRADKDRIIIGDRSNIQDNCVVHTSAGFPTTLGCDVSVGHGAILHGCTIKDRVLVGMGAIVLNGAVVGEDSLIGAGAVVTEGMQIPPGSVVLGVPGKAIKQTTPAQRQHILENAASYVKLAGEYTHA from the coding sequence ATGGATGGGAAGATTGCAGGGACCCCGCTCTGGTGCGCCCCCAATGCGACCATGGTGGGGAAGGTCACGGTGGGATCTGATGTCGGGATCTGGTTTGGGGCAGTCATCCGGGCCGACAAGGACCGGATCATAATCGGCGACCGCTCGAATATCCAGGACAACTGCGTAGTCCACACGAGCGCCGGGTTCCCGACCACGCTCGGGTGCGATGTCTCCGTAGGCCACGGGGCGATCCTCCACGGGTGCACGATCAAGGACCGGGTGCTCGTCGGTATGGGCGCGATTGTCCTCAACGGTGCCGTTGTGGGTGAAGATTCCCTGATCGGCGCCGGGGCGGTTGTCACCGAGGGCATGCAGATCCCGCCCGGCTCGGTCGTGCTCGGCGTCCCGGGCAAAGCGATCAAGCAGACAACGCCGGCCCAGCGCCAGCATATCCTGGAAAACGCAGCATCCTATGTGAAGCTTGCCGGGGAATACACCCATGCGTGA